A window from Pleuronectes platessa chromosome 6, fPlePla1.1, whole genome shotgun sequence encodes these proteins:
- the LOC128442968 gene encoding homeodomain-interacting protein kinase 3-like, with protein MVIQCRNVTTGETVALKIIESLWDIDYAQVEEVILQNMKKLNSDRFNIVRLYESFFYKEHYCLVFELLDMDLQKFKRISPGQHLQLKQIRPILQQLATALDFLNSTGIIHADLKPDNIMLVDHVRQPLKVKVIDFGISFDDPEEMLGQNVQTLWYRAPEILYQDHFSGKIDVWSLGCIAAELSMGKPLFRSKDEDDLMGKIAVAQRDPRHEGNLLPHAFWPRSWMEGRFMGDHPVWFQDVQAEFCDLQCFMDLMTQMLMMSQYKRITPGRILQHPFITMSHLQGSYKNSLYLKSCKDLMDICQDQSSEDGGH; from the exons ATGGTCATCCAATGCAGGAATGTGACCACCGGAGAGACGGTGGCTCTAAAAATCATCGAAAGCCTCTGGGACATTGACTATGCACAAGTAGAGGAGGTCATCCTTCAAAACATGAAGAAGCTGAACTCAGACAGGTTCAACATCGTCAGATTGTACGAGTCCTTCTTCTACAAGGAACACTACTGTCTTGTGTTTGAGCTCCTGGATATGGATCTGCAGAAATTCAAACGGATCAGCCCGGGTCAACACCTTCAGCTGAAGCAGATTCGCCccattctgcagcag CTAGCTACAGCCTTGGACTTTTTGAACAGCACAGGGATCATTCATGCAGATTTGAAGCCAGATAACATCATGCTGGTGGATCATGTCAGGCAGCCACTGAAAGTTAAAGTTATTGACTTTGGCATATCCTTCGATGATCCTGAGGAAATGCTCGGTCAAAACGTCCAGACCTTGTGGTACAG GGCTCCTGAGATTCTGTATCAAGATCATTTCAGCGGGAAAATCGACGTATGGTCTCTCGGCTGCATTGCTGCTGAGCTGTCGATGGGCAAACCGCTGTTCCGTTCCaaggatgaggatgatttg ATGGGGAAAATTGCAGTTGCACAAAGAGATCCACGGCATGAAGGAAACCTCCTTCCACATGCGTTCTGGCCAAGATCTTGGATGGAAGGCAGATTTATG GGGGATCATCCTGTCTGGTTTCAAGACGTCCAAGCTGAATTTTGTGACCTGCAGTGCTTCATGGACCTAATGACtcagatgctgatgatgagTCAGTATAAAAGAATTACCCCCGgcagaattctccagcatccaTTCATCACCATGAGCCACCTTCAAGGCTCATACAAAAACAGCCTCTA TTTGAAGTCATGCAAGGATCTGATGGACATCTGCCAGGATCAGAGCTCTGAGGATGGAGGACATTGA